A stretch of DNA from Tautonia rosea:
CAAGGCATCTTGCAAGGCGGCCCCACCTTCACGGGCGGGGGTTGCTTCCTTGGCTCGGCCGAGAATTCGGTGCTCGGCATCGACCACAGCGGCCAGGATCTTGGTGCCCCCGAGGTCAATTCCTAGGACCAGCGGCCCTTCGGCTTGTGTTGTCATCTTTTCCGCTCCGTGGTTGCTCTTTGGTCCCGAATCGCGACATCGCGGTGTCTTGACCTGATGAAGTACCAGGGTCGAGCACCTTGGGAAAGTGGCAACCCCTGTTCCGGTTTACGTCCTCGATTCATCATCGAGTTGAAACCCGATCTGATGGGCCAGGTCCTGAGCCAGTCGGAAGCGATCGGCGGACACGACGATCCCCTGGGCGGCGATCTGGTCGAGGCCCTTGACAATCCGGCTCCGTGATCGGATCCCGACCTCCCTCGTCAACCATCGAGCCAGGGATTCCAAGGCGTAATCATGACCGACTGGGCGTTCAAGGGCCATGACGAGCCAGCAAACAAAGGCATATCGATCGTCAAGGTTAAGTCGAAAGAGGGGAGGAGCAACTTCTGAATTTCCAGCGTTGCGCCATCGCAACAGATCATTCCATCGAGCGTCGGATGTTTTTCCTTCCCAGTGGAATTCGGTGAGGGCGAGGACGCACCGCCAGCGCGATTCCGCCTGATGGGAGAGGCCGAGGGGGGCAGCCACTCTGGACTCTTGAGGCTCGGGTTCCGGGATGAGCGGGGGAAGATGCTCCTCTCGAATGGAAGGGGACGCCCCCCCCGGCCTGCTTCGAAAGAGCCAGGCCTCGATGTACGATCGGCTTCGGAGGTCCTTCAACGGAGCCATTGGAACGAGCCTGGCAAACCCCTCTCGGAGATCGAGAGCGGGGCCCTGTTGTTGGGGTGCGGACCACCACGCGAGCGGTCGGAGCGTCCAGAGTTCGGCAGCATATTCCGGCACGATGACCGCGAGCCTCGGACCGTCACAGGCGTTCAGAAGGATCTCGAAGAATCGATCGGTAAACTCTCCTTTATCAAGCGAGAGAGTCCACCGACGAGCGACGTCAATCGATCGGGTCGGACGATCAGCGTGGAGGTCGCGGCCAAGATCATCCACGAGGGTCGTCGCGAAACGACGGTGTCGAAGCAGGACAGACCGGAGGTTCCAGGAAGCAGCATCATCGGCCGAGATTCGGGTCGTCTCGGCAACGATCAAGGCTCCGAGTCCGGAATGCCGAAGGTGGGCATCATCCGGATGATCCAGTCCCAGCCACAGGTGAACCTGTTCGAGTGCCTCGATCCAGAGCCCAGGATCGGGAAGAAACTGAAGGAGGAGTTCTGCGAGGGGTCTCGCCAGCAATTCAATCCCTTCCGCTCCAGGATCGAAGGCTCCAGGCCAGCAACGCCCACAGCGTTCGAGGATTGGCTGACAGGGTGCAAACTGCTCCTCTGTCAGACGATCGATCATGAGGGAGAGCAAAGGGGCCCGATCGGCCAAGGGAAGTCGGCGTAGCAGGGATTCCTCGGGGAGTTTCCCCCCTTCATCAAGCAATCGCACGAGATGCTGAGCATCGTCGTACAAGGCAACTGACCCCGGAGTGAACGGAAATCGGGAATGAGTAGAAGCCAGCCACTTGGAGAGGGTCTCCGGAAATTGCCGGAGACTTAAGGCGAGGTCGAGCGGCGACCCGAGATGTTGAAGATAGTGCTCAGCCCAACTCGGAGCGAGGGCAAAGCGTTCGGGCTCCGGAAGTCCAAGTACGAGCCGTTCCACTGCCCAGCGATACGCATCGAGCATAGTGTCGTCACGGTCGGCTACTTCCAGGACGCATTCGGCCAGCACGGGGAGCAACCGCGGAGGGACACGATTACGAAGGGCCTCACCTTCGTCACGATACTGGTTGGACGCCATCAGGCGAACCAAGGAAGCGTCGATCCAGTCCCCCTGCCCTTCCAGACGACGCTCAAGAGCCCAGGACTCGTACCAAACCCGGGCGTCGGTGTCGACGGCCTCCATCCGACGCGCGATCACAGAGGCGATCGGCGCGACTTTTCCCAGTCGAAGGGCCTCGTCGGCAATGAGGTCGAGCACGATTGGGAAAGTCTCATGGAGACGGATTGCCTGGTGCAGGACGTGGTCGAGGGCATCCGTGTCGGGTCGATCCAGAACGAGGCCGACCGCGTTCCGGGCTCGGAGGGTCAGGACCACGCGGGGATCAATCGTCGATCGGCGTTCCATCCAGTTCAGAGCGAACTGACCGAGTTCTGAAGGAACCGTTCGGATCAAGCCATCGAGGAATCGGGCGAGGAGTTCCACGGGGGCGATCCGCTGAACGATTGCGTTGAGTCGCTGTTCACGAGCAATCGCAGGCTCTCGGACCCAAAAAAATGCGGTGATCACGCCCCAGAGGGTGGCTGCGTTCGCATCGGTGTCGGTCCAGGTTTCGGGGGCGAGGAGCAGAAGCCAGAAGGCATCGCGCGCGGACGGCTCACGGCTGGCGTCTCGAACCAGAGGGCGCCACCAGTTCGGTTTCCGAGGCTCCGAGAGTTCTGACAGAAGACCGACCTGAGTGGCCCAGGCGACCTGCCGAGCGAAGCCTTTCCATTGCTCCTGCGATCTCGGAGTCATTCCAGGAGACCGCGAGGCATGGACGAGGCCGATGAGAGCATCAAGCCAGGTGTCGGACCAGAGGACGGAAGGATCGTCAGGTCGTTGAGCCCACCGCGTTCTTGAGTCAGTCAGAGTCCAGTGCTCGGACTCCTGAGGGTTGTCAGACGAGACCCAACCGGCCAGTGCCTGAGCCCAGTTTGGAATCACGGCCGGGGGTGACTCGACCCGATCGGTGGTCAAATCCACCACCGGACCGAGGCTGGCGAGCAGAGATCGAGGGCTGGGACTTGACGGGACCGTTCCGTGAATCCGAAATCCGCTGAGTTCCTCGGGCCGATCGTGATAGGTCGAGAAGGTCAACTCGGCCCGAAGCACGGAAGGAAAGGCAAAGGTCAGGGCGGCGATGCGAGGACCTAGGCGATGAGGCTCGTCGATCAATACGAGCGTGCGTCCGGTTCGAGCCGCCTCGGCCACCCGAGCGAGCAGGAAGGCCAATGCCTCGGTATCGAGGTCGAGCAGTGGGGCCACGTGGGAAAGGTCGGGAGTCGTGATCAGAGCCTCGGGACCAATCGCAAAGTCGTCGGGCCGTCGACCTCGACTGGGCTCAGGGTCCGAGCGTCGCCAGCACGGCTGGTTGTAAAGGCCGGCAGGCCAGCAGGCGATTGATTCCCATTCCGAAGGGTCCAGGCGAAGACCATGAGCAAAGTGCCCACCGGGTCGTCCCCACTGGCCGCGTTCCGTTTCGTATTCACGGGATCGGGGTTCGAGCCAGGCCACCTCCGCGAGGGTGCCGACGCGACGGTAGCGAAGGGTTCCGGGTGCAAGCAGCTTCCCGTTGGAGCCAGGTAGGAAGGGTCGGAGTGCGAGGTGTCGCACGTCTCCCGAGGGAGGATAGCCGGAACCGAGTCGTTTGATCTGAAAACCGTTGCTCGCGCCGAGGCCGTAACCGATCGGGCATTGCGTGTAGTAGATCTGCTCCATCCGACCTCGGCCCCATCGGCTCGAAACAAAGGTGAGGACGGGCTCAATCATAACCGATTCGAAGCGCCCGCGAGACGAGCCGGTTCGTTCGGAACGATGTCCATGCGATGCGAGTCGGGCTCCTGGTCAGCGCTTCACTCGAATCGAGTTTTGCCCCGAGTCGGTGAGGTTCGGGAAGGAGTGGCGGCGGGGGCCTCAGGTGTCTTGAGAACCTGGGGGATCAGTTCGTCAACCGTGACATCCCAATTCATCTGACCAATCGCCACGACGGCCTTGTTCTTTCGGGCCTCGACTCGGACGACCCGACCGGGACGATCGTAACCAAGCCGCGGGACAACGACTCGATCTCCAGGCTGGAGTCGGGCGCGGGCCTCCTCCAGTCGGGAATCTTGCTCGGCCTGGGACTGGAGGTCGGCGAGCTTCTGGGAGAGGGCGGCGCGGGTGCGTTCGGCCTCGGCCTGCTGCGCCATCGCCTCCTGGCGTGCCTGTTCGGCCTCGAAACGGAGGCGTTGCACGACCTCCCACTCAGGAGAGCCCTGACCGTCGTCTCGGGACCGTTCGATGTATCGAGCGGCGCGATCGACGAGATGAGCAGGCATGGCGAGGCGTCGGGCAATTTGCAGAGCGTTGGACGCACCGATGTCGCCGATGTGAACCCGGTAGCGTGGTCGAAGGGTCTCGATGTCGAACTCGACAGCGGCGTTCTCGGTGTGTGGGTTGGAGAAGGCGTAGGTTTTCAGGTCGCCGATGTGTGTCGTGACGATTGCCCGGCAGCCAATCTGATCGATCTCGTCGAGGATGGCGCGACCGAGGGCGGCCCCTTCGGCGGGATCAGTACCTGCGCCGAGTTCGTCCAGCAAAATGAGCGATCTCTCGGTGGCTCGGGAGAAGATCTCGGTGATGCGACGGACGTGTGAGGAGAAGGTCGAGAGGGATTGCTCCAGGCTTTGCTCGTCGCCGATGTCGGCGAGGACGTCATCGAGGAGGGAAAGCTGTGACCCTTGGTTGGCCGGGATATGTAGGCCGCACTGAGCCATGATCGCCAGCAGGCCGACGGTTTTGATCGCCACCGTCTTGCCACCAGTGTTCGGGCCGGTGATTACGAGGATATTGAACTGATAGCCCAGATGGATGTCGATGGGAACGACCGATCGGCTCGGGAGGTCCGGTCGGGTTCGGGAGGATTCGGACGGGGGTGAGGAGAGATCGCTTGACTCTCGGCTCTGCGAGGATTCACTCCGTTCACGGCGACGCTGTTCGAGGGGGCGTCCGGACAAGCCTCCCTTGAGTCGGGCCGACTCATCGAGGGCTTCTGGGGAATCATCATCGTCAGGAGACGCGTCGCGTTTGTCTTCCGAACTCTCTGGAACCAGTGTTTGCCCGACAGGAGGCTGGAACAACGATCGGTCGAACTCCTGGTTTGGATCAACCCAGGGAGCGGGCCGGGAACCGACGGGCAGTTCGTGGAAACCGCGAAAGGAGTCGGGAAGTTCAGGGGGCAACGGACGCGAGCCGACCGGCATCTGGTGAAACCCGATGGAAAAAGCACGCTGGGGAGTGCTTGAGCCAAGCTCATCAGATTCAATTGGCTTTGAGCCGGTCGCAATTTCGATCGCGGGACTTTCCTCACTGGAGCGAATCGCCTCAACTTCGGCACGTAGTCTTCGGGATTCCTCGCGAAAGAGGTGTTCGAGGATGGGATGACGAGCTCCTCGTAGGAGGATGCGGCCCTCGGTGTTCAGATCGGGTGGGGTCATCCGATAGTCGAGACTGTAACGTCCTCGGCAGAGCACGAGGTCGAGCGTCGCCATGACCTCAAACGTGGCCGCGAGTGGTTCGGCGACCTGACCAACCTGGGCACTAAGCCACCGGAGGATTCGACGAACCTCCTTGGTTTCCTTCGCCCGGAGGTAGGAGAGCTGGGCCGATTGCTCGGCCACGGCCTGAGGCTCGATGTACACCGTTTCGTTACTGGCACTGGTCCGATGGACCGACCCCTTGAGTTCCCCTCGGAAGTCTCGGGCAACCGGAAGAACATAGTGCTGGCCAACGACGGTGAAATTCGGGTAGCGGAGGATGCGTCGGATCTCGGGGGATCGAAGCATCCGACGAAGGGTTTCCTGAATGCGTTCCTCGACGCCAGCAATCTCTCGACGGATCTCCGACAGACGGCGACTCGCGGTATCGAGGACGCGACCTCGAGCATCGAGACAACCGTCAATGGCATTGGCGAGGCCGGAAAACTCGCCGATGTTTTGTTTTAAAGCGCCAAGCCTCGGGAACGAATCGCCAACGCGGACGAGGTAGCGATCCACCTCGGCGATGATCCGAAGTGAGGAAGCGATCTCGGCCAGCTCGTCCGCGGCCAGGGTCGCCCCGATGGCCGATCGACGCACCGCACCCCGGACGTCGAGCAATCCCGCGAGGGGAGGAGTAAGCCCGGCGGTGAGGGCATCGGTCATCTCGGTCGTCAAGGCCTGCTGCTGGCGAACCTCTCCCAGGTCGAGACTGGGTTCAAGGGCCAGAGCGGCGGTCCGACCGAGGGGAGACGCCGCGTAGGACGAGACCAAAGCTCGAATGCGGTCGAACTCGAGAAGCTCCAGAGAGTGCGTATCCATGATCCCTCAACGACACAGCCCGAACCGAGCGGGTTCGGCTTGATCCGGGTCACTTCATCAATGCCGGTTGATGCATTGCCCGGAACAATTGTCTCACGAATCCGCACGGTATTGCCAGACGAGTCGAGGGATCACGGTGCGGTCTGGACGTCGGGAGGCTGCATCTCGTTGAGACGAGCCTGGGCAAGTTCCTCCCATTGGCTGATTTCAAAGCCGAGGTCCTGACCAGTGATAAGCTTCAGTGTCTGGTAGCTCGCAGCACGGATGGCAGGGTCGGGGTTGCGCATGCCTTCCACGAGCGTGAGGCCGATACGAGGGTCAGCCGGTGCCAGGTCTCCCAGGGCTTCGATCGCGGCAACCCGACAATCGCGACTGACATCGGTCGTCATCACCCGAGCCAGGAGTGTTGCATCTTCGATTGTGCCGAGCTTCCCCAACGCGCGACAGGCCTCGGTTCGCACAATTGGGTCCTCGGCCA
This window harbors:
- a CDS encoding endonuclease MutS2; the encoded protein is MDTHSLELLEFDRIRALVSSYAASPLGRTAALALEPSLDLGEVRQQQALTTEMTDALTAGLTPPLAGLLDVRGAVRRSAIGATLAADELAEIASSLRIIAEVDRYLVRVGDSFPRLGALKQNIGEFSGLANAIDGCLDARGRVLDTASRRLSEIRREIAGVEERIQETLRRMLRSPEIRRILRYPNFTVVGQHYVLPVARDFRGELKGSVHRTSASNETVYIEPQAVAEQSAQLSYLRAKETKEVRRILRWLSAQVGQVAEPLAATFEVMATLDLVLCRGRYSLDYRMTPPDLNTEGRILLRGARHPILEHLFREESRRLRAEVEAIRSSEESPAIEIATGSKPIESDELGSSTPQRAFSIGFHQMPVGSRPLPPELPDSFRGFHELPVGSRPAPWVDPNQEFDRSLFQPPVGQTLVPESSEDKRDASPDDDDSPEALDESARLKGGLSGRPLEQRRRERSESSQSRESSDLSSPPSESSRTRPDLPSRSVVPIDIHLGYQFNILVITGPNTGGKTVAIKTVGLLAIMAQCGLHIPANQGSQLSLLDDVLADIGDEQSLEQSLSTFSSHVRRITEIFSRATERSLILLDELGAGTDPAEGAALGRAILDEIDQIGCRAIVTTHIGDLKTYAFSNPHTENAAVEFDIETLRPRYRVHIGDIGASNALQIARRLAMPAHLVDRAARYIERSRDDGQGSPEWEVVQRLRFEAEQARQEAMAQQAEAERTRAALSQKLADLQSQAEQDSRLEEARARLQPGDRVVVPRLGYDRPGRVVRVEARKNKAVVAIGQMNWDVTVDELIPQVLKTPEAPAATPSRTSPTRGKTRFE